A stretch of DNA from Maniola hyperantus chromosome 14, iAphHyp1.2, whole genome shotgun sequence:
aaaaactactggacggatatggctgaaatttggaatagagatagattataccctggattgacacataggcaacttttaatcccggaaaatcaaagtgttcccgcgggattttgaaaaacgtaaatccaagcggacgaagtcacgggcatcagccagttttCATATATTTCTTCAACAGTCATTCGCCACGTTTCAACAATTTGTTTATACTATCCTTATTCAAATAAATGCACACGTCCATGAAAGTTAGGGCCAACAACAAACATTGGCCCAACATGTCCTTCTGTAGCTCCTTTTGGTTTCTAAACATTGTTATCAGCTTATCAGGAACATACACTTGAGAATTCGACTCTCTATTTTTTACTTCTTGTAGGAGAGTTTCCACTGTTTGGTCTGTTGACACTCTTTCGTTACCAACTAGAGTGCCATATaatctaaaacaaaataaacgttttaatAAACGAACTTCACCAACAAATGACTTGATGATTAAGAATCATTCAGTGAGCTATAGAGAGGGATATGTTAGGGGTTGGCCTGAAGGATAAGATCAGAAATAAAGAGATTCGCAGAAAAACAAAGTTTGTCAAAGAGGCTGTGGGCAGGCCATACTTGCCGTAGGAAGGATAGTCGTTGGAGCCAGAGTCTTAGAGTCTACTCTACCCACGTACGAGTAAGCATATTGTATGGGGCATCCCCCAGCATGATGGACCGACGACATAGAGGCGGCGGGAAGTAGCTTGTGACAACCATGGCCTTTcatatattttgtgaaaaaaattaGGTCAGGTATCACTTTAAggaaataatttattctttaGATAGATCTGTATTCTGTAGGTATAGtagagtacgcgacaagtcgagatggcaactggCAAGCGGTTATGACTGCCAGAATAAGTAAAGTACctacgtgtttttttttaaattttgcacaagagaaaataaataggtacaaacaACTGCGTTAGTTTCATTGAAAATTTAGGAAAATCATTGGAGATTAAATCGTACCTGTAGGctccaaaatattttaaaacacctGTGTGGGAGCAACATTAGTCAACTTGACATGACCTGAAATTACGGTCCTACTTCGCGTCGTGTGTATGTTCGCAACAATGATAACCCTTAGAAAGACGGGACGTACAAAAGAGGCAATTAAAATCTTGAAAACTCAACAGTTTTGGCCTGAATACTTAGTTGCTACCGAACCGTGTTTACATTACACCATTCCGTAAACTATAAATTCGAATCCTCACATGTAACTTTTTACGCATCTGGTTATTTTTCAAccatacctcatcatcatcaacctatgtTTACGGAACTCTTcatacataatccatactagttattataaataGCAAAGTGGGTCTGACTGTCTGCcacctttttaggattccgtaccacaaaaggaccactttgttgtctgtctgtccgtctgtccgtctgtccgtcaagaaaacctataggttacttcccgtcgacctagaattaagaaatttggtagataggaaGGTCttaatagcacaagtaaaggaataaatccgaaaaccttgaatttgtggttacattccaaaaaaaaattaattacagcgccatctatattctatatgtgatttgataaattaattttaatttatggaTATAGATGGCGATGTTGGcattatcttgcagtgttgcatataaaaatgttaaaatatcttgtacgatagtacggaacccttcgtgtgcgagtccggctcgcacttggccggatttttagAGCCtattaaaatttggtacagagatactcgtagcttgcatcccagggccGGACCCAGGCTACTTTTtgccccagaaaatcaaagagattctatgggatttttaaaaacctaaatccacgtgtacaaAGTATCATGTATTCGGTACAGAAATAGCTGCATCCCGAAGACGACTAGATAagtataggctacattttatccagGAAGAGATCCCACGAGATTTTGAAGAAACCTAAATACACatagacgaaatcgcgggcatcatctagtagattatacaaaaaaaaatataaaccgacttcaataaccacaaacactaaaaagtaaaaaataatttaatttattacctacccaataatatattaaaatatgaaatgcCTGGTTTAAAACCTagtgtttactaagctattaccttgatcgcgagcaatttactcttatgcACGGACTCATGCATGGGAGAAAGGGGACCCAATCTCATACGTCTCACATCAATAGTGCCTCCCAACTTAAGCATCAGTGACGGCAAAATGGAAAATGCATCGGACATGACATCCAACCCACCGAATATGACGGATAGGTATATGATAAAAATACCACTGAAAAGACTTAAGAGAATCTAAGGAGATggttagataaaaatattatggtcTTTACAAGTTATAActctaaatttttaataaaactgacGCATCCGTCCATAATCAGTTAATCGCGAACATGGAAGCAAAGTCATCAAATATTCAAAACtcgaaaatattttgaaaaactaaaaaaatgttttaacagTTGATATAACGTAAATTAACGCCATCTAGTACAGAAATGAGTAACCAGTGATATATGAATAGTTCGTACGATGGCGCCACTGACGAAAAAATTGTTGAAGTCTTACCTAAAAGGTAGCGTAGGTCTCAGAAAATAGACTTTCTGCTTGAATTCCAATTTTTCACTACTTTCTTCATTTGCCCTGATACACAAAAagatatttgaataaataatgttGTTATCACTAGCCTGGTGTTcatttttatacttatagatAGAATGtgctatttaaaaaattatattaatttaatatagtaATCATAAATCTTTTTATTTCCAACATCACATTTTTACCTTTTTggtttacaaatttcaaatggTTAGTTTTATGTTAGTCAGTTTAGTAAACAGATTACAAGTAAAAGTTAATGTTAGTTCGTTTGTGTGTTAGTCTGCGATGGATTAGGATTTATCAAgatcttaaaaaataattacccATCTACATAGAAGCTATTTTTAGCATTTATAAGTGCAACGATCATAGCTACAAGTTGAGCTTTTTGCAAGTTGACACCTAGAACTTTGGGATTGTTTGGATCACTACCAGATGCCCGGAGACTGGTGGCTTCTGCCTTCATGACGTAGATATCTGCGGTTGGTAATTGGTTTGTGATGTCCCATGCCTAgtcaataaagaaaaataaataaagttaagttttttatcgtgtattaaaatgaaatacaaaaattataacTTCCGCGATTTTTTTACTTACAGAATCTAAAGTTGATGGCAGATAagagcaatttaaaaaatgtctttttttaaacttttatataTGTAACCCAAATAATTGGACATAGGAAAATggatataatatgttttagaaaatttagtatggtggcaaaaaatgtgcaaaataggattttggaaaattctgcaatgttaaaatataatctaaatatataaaaggaaaaggtgactgactgatctatcaacacgcagctcaaacaactgaacggatcgggctatcatgcagatagctattatgacgtaggcatccgctaagaaaggatttttgaaaattcaaccgggcgtgaaataggggtttgaagtttgtgtaggccacgcagacgaagtcacgagcataagatAGTTATGAATAAGAAAAACGTCCAAGGATAAAATAAACAAGGAGTTTCAGGAATTATTTCTATCTGTGAACACTTGTTATTAGCCTTAATTTTCTTCTGTTTTAATCTATTTACTTTttccaatccatactaatattataattgcgaaagtgtgtctgtctgtctgtctgctagctttgcacggctcaaccgttcaaccgattttaatgaaatttggtacagagatagtttgttcctggggaaggacataggctactttttatcccggaaaattgaagagttcccacaggattttcaaaaacctaaatccacgcgtcgcgggtatcatctagttagctataagtttttcttgtacaattaaaaaaaaaattcagaatgATAATATGAAAAACAATAAACTTACAACATCCAATATATTAGTGATTTGCATCTTCTTACTGTCTGGGTAGTCAATACTGTGGTACCTCCACTCTAGCACCTCATAATTCGCTTTATCAATGAGTGTCCAACAAACTGAGTTTACTGTAATATACACTGCTAACACAGATTTGCAACTCTAAAACAGGAAAAAGTGGTAAAATCTACCTACTAGGTAACtaagtaaactaattgaaaTGATTTTTATTGCAAGCACCTTTACagaacgaaaaaaaaattaaaaaaaaaaattgactccaatttatttttacttaaagcTTCTTATTGTAAGTAGTTACATAGCGCACCAAATTGAgaactcctcctttttggaagttagTTAAAAAgacacaaataaaaaataaaccacCACAGAGAACTAAAACCACAAATGAAATCAGGTGGGTTATTATGAAAacgtcacataaaaaatttaaaaactacctGTCTCAAAGTCTCAGTTAAATGTGGATGCAGTACTTGACCCTTGATCTTTTTACTGAGATTCTGATCATTTTTTGGTGGTCCATTTATTATACTATCAAACAATTTTTCAGAATTCTTCTTGGTGAACCCATCTATGGTCTTTATATCTgataagttttttatttgaccATTTTTTTGAACCCATGTAGTGAAATTCTTTAGCCTCGCTTTAGTTATCTCATATCTGTAAAGCAAAGTGGGATctgtactatcgtacaagaaaaaacactttttatctaaatttttatggcagctattttgaattttttgttat
This window harbors:
- the LOC117988104 gene encoding uncharacterized protein isoform X3, with product MNEDISLLSRYEITKARLKNFTTWVQKNGQIKNLSDIKTIDGFTKKNSEKLFDSIINGPPKNDQNLSKKIKGQVLHPHLTETLRQSCKSVLAVYITVNSVCWTLIDKANYEVLEWRYHSIDYPDSKKMQITNILDVAWDITNQLPTADIYVMKAEATSLRASGSDPNNPKVLGVNLQKAQLVAMIVALINAKNSFYVDGANEESSEKLEFKQKVYFLRPTLPFRLYGTLVGNERVSTDQTVETLLQEVKNRESNSQVYVPDKLITMFRNQKELQKDMLGQCLLLALTFMDVCIYLNKDSINKLLKRGE
- the LOC117988104 gene encoding uncharacterized protein isoform X2; this translates as MRIYPFCQGVYGYEITKARLKNFTTWVQKNGQIKNLSDIKTIDGFTKKNSEKLFDSIINGPPKNDQNLSKKIKGQVLHPHLTETLRQSCKSVLAVYITVNSVCWTLIDKANYEVLEWRYHSIDYPDSKKMQITNILDVAWDITNQLPTADIYVMKAEATSLRASGSDPNNPKVLGVNLQKAQLVAMIVALINAKNSFYVDGANEESSEKLEFKQKVYFLRPTLPFRLYGTLVGNERVSTDQTVETLLQEVKNRESNSQVYVPDKLITMFRNQKELQKDMLGQCLLLALTFMDVCIYLNKDSINKLLKRGE
- the LOC117988104 gene encoding uncharacterized protein isoform X4 translates to MFGLSVKFRASRCVFTIVNRCFGGELENKYSELQKEKILKVMNEDISLLSRYEITKARLKNFTTWVQKNGQIKNLSDIKTIDGFTKKNSEKLFDSIINGPPKNDQNLSKKIKGQVLHPHLTETLRQAWDITNQLPTADIYVMKAEATSLRASGSDPNNPKVLGVNLQKAQLVAMIVALINAKNSFYVDGANEESSEKLEFKQKVYFLRPTLPFRLYGTLVGNERVSTDQTVETLLQEVKNRESNSQVYVPDKLITMFRNQKELQKDMLGQCLLLALTFMDVCIYLNKDSINKLLKRGE
- the LOC117988104 gene encoding uncharacterized protein isoform X1: MFGLSVKFRASRCVFTIVNRCFGGELENKYSELQKEKILKVMNEDISLLSRYEITKARLKNFTTWVQKNGQIKNLSDIKTIDGFTKKNSEKLFDSIINGPPKNDQNLSKKIKGQVLHPHLTETLRQSCKSVLAVYITVNSVCWTLIDKANYEVLEWRYHSIDYPDSKKMQITNILDVAWDITNQLPTADIYVMKAEATSLRASGSDPNNPKVLGVNLQKAQLVAMIVALINAKNSFYVDGANEESSEKLEFKQKVYFLRPTLPFRLYGTLVGNERVSTDQTVETLLQEVKNRESNSQVYVPDKLITMFRNQKELQKDMLGQCLLLALTFMDVCIYLNKDSINKLLKRGE